A part of Terriglobia bacterium genomic DNA contains:
- a CDS encoding AGE family epimerase/isomerase: EFWPKALTRDGSPDGGPDTEVYGDMFIAEGLAEFSRASGESKYWDEAREIVLKCVRRYDRPDYHPTIGQTYLGPGARDFPGARIEGVWMVLVRTCSQMLAMHPDPELLSILDRAIDSLLIHHFNPRFQLVNELMNHDLSRPENEYEQLVYAGHAIETLWMILYEARRRSDVEMFDRAAAMFQRHCEVAKDRVYGGLFRNLTNVDQNAWTMDKTLFPQQEALIGSLCLIEETGDPWATEFYRELDHYVRAKFPMRTLHSPLWQVVGNRQVDPTPDMTRAENYHQPRFLMLNLLATERLIARKGKPIRAV; the protein is encoded by the coding sequence ATGAATTCTGGCCGAAGGCATTGACTCGGGACGGATCTCCGGACGGTGGTCCTGATACGGAGGTCTATGGGGATATGTTTATCGCCGAAGGTTTGGCCGAATTTTCACGCGCCAGCGGCGAAAGCAAGTATTGGGATGAAGCGCGAGAGATCGTGCTCAAATGTGTACGCCGCTATGACCGCCCTGACTACCATCCCACAATCGGCCAGACCTATCTGGGCCCCGGCGCGCGCGATTTTCCCGGGGCGAGAATCGAAGGTGTCTGGATGGTATTAGTCCGCACTTGCTCGCAGATGCTGGCGATGCACCCTGATCCTGAATTGCTCTCGATCCTCGATCGAGCGATCGACTCTCTCTTGATTCATCATTTCAATCCTCGCTTCCAGTTGGTGAACGAACTGATGAATCACGATTTGTCGCGGCCCGAGAACGAATATGAACAGCTAGTGTACGCTGGCCATGCAATTGAAACACTTTGGATGATCCTGTACGAAGCCCGGCGCCGGAGTGATGTTGAAATGTTCGATCGAGCAGCAGCGATGTTCCAGCGCCACTGTGAGGTAGCCAAAGATCGTGTATATGGAGGGTTGTTCCGCAACCTGACGAACGTAGATCAGAATGCCTGGACTATGGATAAGACCTTATTCCCGCAGCAGGAAGCGCTCATTGGATCACTCTGTTTGATTGAGGAGACTGGCGATCCGTGGGCCACGGAATTTTATAGGGAACTCGATCACTATGTGCGTGCCAAATTTCCCATGCGCACTCTTCATTCGCCGCTTTGGCAGGTGGTGGGAAACAGGCAAGTAGACCCGACGCCGGATATGACGAGAGCGGAAAATTATCATCAGCCGCGCTTTCTCATGCTGAACTTGCTGGCTACTGAGCGGCTGATCGCGAGGAAAGGAAAACCGATCCGTGCCGTTTGA